The following are encoded in a window of Cydia amplana chromosome 20, ilCydAmpl1.1, whole genome shotgun sequence genomic DNA:
- the LOC134657714 gene encoding uncharacterized protein LOC134657714 has protein sequence MDVAPSNAETPNKDDKNSPRSRTNVPVSFKLSLIAEVKKHNYVWQDRKQKKNKDLWNDAWLKIRRALNIKKTGMCEKQWKLLCHAYRSHINRNTPMHVDLSREMAFMAPQLKKCKQLNSCSDIELLSDNETGEPGSPVRNKTQQNHNQTTTPKVGY, from the exons ATGGACGTAGCACCATCCAATGCTGAAACCCCAAATAAAGATGACAAAAACTCTCCTAGAAGT AGAACGAATGTCCCTGTAAGCTTCAAATTATCGCTGATTGCCGAAGTGAAGAAGCATAACTATGTCTGGCAAGACCGGAAACAGAAGAAGAATAAAGATCTTTGGAATGACGCTTGGCTTAAGATCCGGAGGGCacttaacattaaaaaaa CAGGAATGTGCGAAAAGCAATGGAAGCTACTGTGCCACGCGTACCGGAGCCACATCAACAGAAACACGCCCATGCATGTAGACCTCAGCAGGGAGATGGCCTTTATGGCGCCTCAGCTCAAGAAATGTAAGCaactaaact CATGTTCAGACATCGAACTGCTGTCGGACAATGAAACGGGAGAGCCTGGGTCTCCGGTCAGAAACAAAACTCAACAAAATCATAATCAAACTACAACACCAAAGGTAGGTTATTAG